A region from the Spirochaeta thermophila DSM 6192 genome encodes:
- a CDS encoding putative bifunctional diguanylate cyclase/phosphodiesterase, translated as MSPRLRGLFAVVGLVLVGVTARYALPFLGVWVFPLMFLPLGGVLAAGVRGAGMVWGVVWVGFFLWADWRGYGGYLPSGWVWLIWGVGGSALVEYAIRLRRDRDFLLRVVEGLMEGAAHPVMVSVGGRVWVNARLCEEWMLRIEPGKGYPIESVSMLLGGGSVEEELKGILEGGEEETELEVGGRRRRVWCTRRCVAGGCVVVVVEREERREEEERVLPPVVRFQEYLASRGEGAVCAVIHLAAPSLWEVGQVYGRGVQRQVIARAMERIRSLMRPSDEVWTAGEDRFFLVAGGMGERGKVVGLLRRVLSACNRPYVVEGRRFDVVWVAGAAVYPSDSRHPARVVEVAELALEHALKEGRSYSLHEEGWEQRFRSLVVRRHELHRALERNELVLFYQPFVDKEGTVVGAEALLRWNHPDEGILSPGEFVSLLEEKSLILPLGKWVVAEVCGLWARMREQGIVLPFLSLNVAPPLLREGEFVSFCADKMAVYDIPRDVLMFELTERSFLSLAEEEGVFASLRGMGISLCVDDFGTGYSSFNYLKRCWVRAIKLDHSFVAGVPERREDVAIVQSVVRLAGDLGIVVIAEGVERREQVAFLSAQGCAVFQGFYYARPMPEEQFLLVVQERGSGRDGI; from the coding sequence ATGTCTCCTCGTCTTCGTGGGCTGTTCGCGGTGGTGGGGCTCGTCCTCGTGGGGGTGACGGCCCGGTATGCCCTCCCCTTCCTGGGGGTGTGGGTCTTCCCTCTCATGTTCCTCCCGCTCGGGGGGGTGCTCGCGGCCGGGGTGCGCGGCGCGGGGATGGTGTGGGGGGTGGTGTGGGTCGGGTTCTTCCTCTGGGCCGATTGGAGGGGGTACGGGGGGTATCTCCCGAGCGGGTGGGTGTGGCTCATCTGGGGTGTGGGGGGATCGGCGCTCGTGGAGTACGCCATCCGCCTGAGAAGGGATCGGGATTTCCTCCTGCGGGTGGTGGAGGGACTCATGGAGGGGGCGGCGCACCCGGTCATGGTGTCGGTGGGGGGAAGGGTGTGGGTGAACGCGCGTCTGTGTGAGGAGTGGATGCTCCGGATCGAGCCGGGGAAGGGGTATCCGATCGAGAGCGTATCCATGCTCCTCGGGGGAGGTTCCGTGGAGGAGGAGTTGAAGGGAATCCTGGAGGGAGGGGAGGAGGAGACCGAGCTGGAGGTGGGGGGGAGGAGGCGTCGGGTGTGGTGCACGCGGCGCTGTGTGGCCGGGGGGTGTGTGGTGGTCGTGGTGGAGAGGGAGGAGAGGAGGGAGGAGGAAGAGAGGGTCCTTCCTCCCGTGGTGCGGTTCCAGGAATACCTTGCCTCACGCGGGGAAGGGGCCGTCTGTGCGGTGATCCACCTTGCTGCTCCCTCGCTCTGGGAGGTGGGGCAGGTCTATGGGAGGGGGGTGCAGCGGCAGGTCATCGCCCGCGCGATGGAGCGGATCCGTAGCCTCATGCGGCCTTCGGACGAGGTGTGGACGGCGGGTGAGGATCGCTTCTTCCTCGTGGCAGGGGGGATGGGGGAGCGTGGCAAGGTGGTGGGACTCCTCAGGCGTGTCCTCTCCGCGTGCAACAGGCCCTACGTGGTGGAGGGGCGGAGGTTCGATGTCGTATGGGTGGCGGGTGCCGCGGTCTATCCGTCGGACTCCCGACATCCGGCGCGGGTGGTGGAGGTGGCTGAGTTGGCTCTCGAGCACGCGCTCAAGGAGGGGCGGTCGTATTCCCTCCACGAGGAGGGATGGGAGCAACGCTTCCGGTCGCTCGTGGTACGTCGCCATGAGCTGCACAGGGCCCTCGAGCGGAACGAGCTCGTCTTGTTCTACCAGCCGTTCGTGGACAAGGAAGGGACGGTGGTGGGGGCGGAGGCCCTCCTGCGCTGGAATCATCCGGACGAGGGGATCCTCTCCCCGGGGGAGTTCGTCTCCCTCCTGGAGGAGAAGAGCCTCATCCTTCCCCTGGGGAAGTGGGTGGTGGCCGAGGTGTGCGGCCTGTGGGCCAGGATGAGGGAGCAGGGGATCGTCCTCCCCTTCCTCTCGTTGAACGTGGCCCCGCCTCTGCTCAGGGAGGGTGAGTTCGTCTCGTTTTGTGCGGACAAGATGGCTGTGTATGATATTCCCCGTGATGTGCTCATGTTCGAGCTCACCGAGCGGAGTTTCCTCTCTCTCGCCGAGGAGGAGGGGGTCTTCGCATCCCTCCGTGGTATGGGGATCAGCCTCTGTGTGGACGATTTCGGCACCGGGTACTCGAGCTTCAACTACCTCAAGCGCTGCTGGGTGAGGGCCATCAAGCTGGACCATTCGTTCGTGGCGGGGGTACCCGAGCGGCGTGAGGATGTGGCCATCGTGCAGTCGGTGGTGCGTCTCGCCGGAGATCTGGGGATCGTGGTGATCGCGGAGGGGGTGGAGCGGCGGGAGCAGGTGGCGTTCCTCTCCGCACAGGGGTGTGCGGTGTTCCAGGGGTTCTACTACGCGAGGCCCATGCCCGAGGAGCAGTTCCTCCTCGTGGTACAGGAGCGGGGCTCAGGCCGAGACGGGATCTGA
- a CDS encoding [Fe-Fe] hydrogenase large subunit C-terminal domain-containing protein: MVYSQPLIDVDPARCVSCHRCIAVCPVKYANDGSGEVVEVRPELCIGCGECLKACTHGARRVVDDLEEALDALRSGKKVVAFVAPAAAAHFGEQHLRLNGWLKAMGARAVFDVSFGAELTIASYVHYLKTERPGFLIAQPCPAVVSYLELYQPELLPHLAPVDSPMVHVMKMVKAFYPEYRDHEFLVVSPCVAKKREFLTVGVGTYNVTMRRLVDYFEQEGVDLSTCPEEEFDNDPAERAVWFSNPGGLLATLAREMPEVVSRTRKIEGPQVLYPYFKEIPQALERGSAPLLLDCLNCELGCNGGPGTRFQTGPRDVLEEAVRRRADRMMASYRKRGLLPGGGKRALSRLLSRYWRPHLYRRSYEDRSQMVDLPVLTDEVKARIFRELGKTSPVDERNCGACGYLSCEGMARALAAGLTRKEHCVLYLLKEEEAQRQRVSEQRLVQQELILALYSVIDGFRKALGCVNADVLLATARELQQVHEELLSGVRKMEETLRENYNTMEESSTHVFSAQEDVEEVGRRARLLRERSATIPEMVSLIAEVADRTRLLALNASIEAAHVGAAGKGFGVIAHEIRKLADETMASAEGIGRKARELVGDIALLEEASNREASRLGEVVPALERLLFSLSDLIQTVQQSMGLLSQVGFSTKQQEELFQTIAATVEQMTQTAEESLSLKDRRVEVSNILRLAERLGNVGLSTARTD, translated from the coding sequence ATGGTCTACAGTCAGCCGCTCATCGACGTGGATCCCGCGCGTTGTGTGAGCTGTCACCGGTGCATCGCGGTCTGTCCGGTGAAGTATGCGAACGACGGCTCCGGAGAGGTGGTGGAGGTGCGGCCCGAGCTGTGCATCGGGTGCGGCGAGTGCCTCAAGGCCTGCACGCACGGTGCGCGCAGGGTGGTGGACGACCTGGAGGAGGCCCTGGATGCCCTGAGGTCGGGGAAAAAGGTGGTGGCCTTCGTGGCGCCTGCTGCGGCGGCTCACTTCGGGGAGCAGCACCTCAGGCTCAACGGGTGGCTCAAGGCCATGGGGGCCAGGGCGGTCTTCGATGTGAGTTTTGGGGCGGAGCTCACCATCGCCTCGTATGTCCACTACCTCAAGACAGAACGTCCCGGGTTCCTCATCGCACAGCCCTGTCCTGCGGTGGTGAGCTACCTCGAGCTCTACCAGCCCGAGCTGCTTCCCCACCTCGCACCGGTGGACAGTCCCATGGTGCACGTGATGAAGATGGTGAAGGCCTTCTATCCGGAGTATAGGGATCACGAGTTCCTCGTGGTCTCCCCGTGCGTGGCGAAGAAGCGGGAGTTCCTCACCGTGGGGGTGGGGACCTACAACGTGACCATGCGGAGACTGGTGGACTACTTCGAGCAGGAAGGGGTCGATCTCTCGACCTGTCCCGAGGAGGAGTTCGACAACGATCCGGCTGAGCGGGCCGTCTGGTTCTCGAATCCGGGAGGACTCCTCGCCACCCTCGCCCGGGAGATGCCCGAGGTGGTCTCCCGTACGCGAAAGATCGAGGGTCCTCAGGTCCTCTACCCCTACTTCAAGGAGATCCCGCAGGCTCTCGAGCGGGGGAGCGCCCCGCTCCTTCTCGACTGTCTCAACTGCGAGCTCGGCTGCAACGGGGGGCCGGGCACGCGCTTCCAGACCGGGCCGCGGGACGTGCTGGAGGAGGCGGTGCGCCGCAGGGCCGATCGCATGATGGCCTCCTACAGGAAGCGTGGACTCCTGCCGGGAGGCGGAAAGCGGGCTCTCTCCAGGCTCCTCTCCCGGTACTGGAGGCCCCACCTCTACAGGCGTTCCTATGAGGACAGGTCGCAGATGGTTGACCTGCCTGTGCTCACCGATGAGGTGAAGGCGCGCATCTTCCGGGAGCTCGGGAAGACCTCTCCTGTCGACGAGCGGAACTGCGGGGCGTGTGGGTATCTCTCCTGCGAGGGGATGGCCCGCGCCCTCGCCGCCGGGCTCACCAGGAAGGAGCACTGCGTGCTCTACCTCCTCAAGGAGGAGGAGGCCCAGCGTCAGAGGGTGTCGGAACAACGGCTGGTCCAGCAGGAGCTCATCCTCGCCCTCTACTCGGTGATCGACGGGTTCAGGAAGGCCCTCGGGTGTGTGAACGCCGATGTCCTGCTCGCCACGGCCCGGGAACTCCAGCAGGTGCACGAGGAGCTCCTCTCCGGGGTGAGGAAGATGGAGGAGACACTCAGGGAGAACTACAACACCATGGAGGAGTCGTCCACGCACGTGTTCTCGGCCCAGGAGGACGTGGAGGAGGTGGGCAGGCGGGCGAGGCTCCTCAGGGAACGGTCGGCGACCATCCCCGAGATGGTGTCGCTCATCGCAGAGGTGGCCGACAGGACGCGCCTGCTCGCCCTCAACGCCTCCATAGAGGCGGCCCACGTGGGGGCGGCGGGCAAGGGGTTCGGGGTGATCGCCCACGAGATCAGGAAGCTCGCCGACGAGACCATGGCCTCGGCCGAGGGGATCGGCCGGAAGGCCCGGGAACTGGTGGGGGACATCGCCTTACTCGAGGAGGCATCGAACCGCGAGGCCTCTCGGCTCGGAGAGGTCGTCCCCGCGTTGGAACGTCTTCTCTTCTCCTTGAGCGATCTCATACAGACCGTGCAGCAGAGCATGGGCCTGCTCTCTCAGGTGGGGTTCTCCACGAAGCAGCAGGAGGAGCTCTTCCAGACCATCGCGGCCACGGTGGAGCAGATGACCCAGACGGCGGAGGAGTCGCTCTCTCTCAAGGACCGGAGGGTCGAGGTGTCGAACATCCTCCGGCTCGCCGAGCGGTTGGGCAACGTGGGGCTTTCGACCGCACGCACGGACTGA
- a CDS encoding aldo/keto reductase encodes MQRTLGRSGITVSALGLGCWPMGGVAYRDEKPDGYAGADDRESIRAIHAAIDAGITFFDVADCYGAGHGEEVLGKALKGRRDRVVIGTKFGNLFNESTRTLQGENVSPGYIRRALEASLRRLKTDYIDVYQIHTWSMNLADVGPCLDTLDALVDEGKIRTYGWSTDLLEGAMLIAARPKASVMQYQCNILFHDDRLIRYCEEHRLAGLNRSPLGMGLLSGKYRPGDRMPEGDIRGQRIEWMQYYRDGRPNETLLEKLEAVREILTRDGRSLVQGAIAWLWAKSPVNIPIPGFKNTAQALELAGAMEKGPLRPEDMAEIEGLLGQA; translated from the coding sequence ATGCAACGAACACTCGGACGATCGGGCATCACGGTGAGCGCCCTCGGCCTCGGGTGCTGGCCCATGGGAGGCGTGGCCTACCGGGACGAGAAGCCCGACGGCTACGCCGGTGCGGACGACAGGGAATCGATCCGCGCGATCCACGCGGCCATCGACGCCGGCATCACCTTCTTCGACGTGGCAGACTGCTACGGCGCGGGCCACGGCGAGGAAGTGCTCGGCAAGGCCCTCAAGGGAAGACGCGACCGGGTGGTGATCGGCACCAAATTCGGCAACCTCTTCAACGAGAGCACCCGCACCCTCCAGGGCGAGAACGTCTCACCCGGCTACATTCGGCGGGCCCTCGAGGCATCCCTCCGCCGACTCAAGACCGACTACATCGACGTCTACCAGATACACACCTGGAGCATGAACCTCGCCGACGTAGGCCCGTGCCTCGATACCCTCGACGCCCTGGTGGATGAGGGCAAGATCCGCACCTACGGCTGGAGCACCGACCTCCTCGAGGGGGCCATGCTCATCGCCGCCCGTCCGAAGGCGAGCGTCATGCAGTACCAGTGCAACATCCTCTTCCACGACGATCGGCTCATCAGGTACTGCGAAGAACACCGGCTCGCAGGCCTCAACCGCAGCCCCCTCGGCATGGGGCTCCTCTCAGGGAAGTACCGGCCGGGCGACCGCATGCCCGAAGGCGACATCAGGGGACAGAGGATCGAGTGGATGCAGTACTACCGCGACGGAAGACCCAACGAAACCCTCCTTGAGAAACTCGAGGCCGTGCGGGAGATCCTCACCCGGGACGGCCGGAGCCTCGTCCAGGGGGCCATCGCGTGGTTGTGGGCCAAGAGCCCGGTCAACATCCCCATCCCGGGATTCAAGAACACCGCCCAGGCCCTCGAACTCGCCGGGGCCATGGAGAAAGGCCCGCTCCGGCCCGAAGACATGGCCGAGATAGAGGGACTTCTGGGACAGGCCTGA
- the recO gene encoding DNA repair protein RecO, whose protein sequence is MRRNKRTEGVVVRSRPVGDQDRQVVILSREGLLEATAYGAQRPSSRLGAAAQVGSRAVFYLYVNPVKGHVKVSDVDRVEVLGAGRLEGLAVFQLWADLVVATHGAGHEAEVYRLLLEGRDALRRAGGVEEVERVLVGWLLRFLGLLGVAPEWDRCARCGRGLGEEGAWWGSVEEGLLCRGCAVGREGAWWLSGAMRGVCAGFAEGRVGLGVRVRMEEGVRRGLVRVVLERGEEAVGRRLASAGLVREVLGVSGGGG, encoded by the coding sequence ATGCGCAGGAACAAGCGAACAGAGGGGGTGGTGGTCCGCTCCCGGCCGGTGGGGGATCAGGACAGACAGGTGGTGATCCTCTCTCGCGAGGGGCTCCTCGAGGCGACGGCCTACGGCGCCCAGCGGCCTTCTTCCAGGTTGGGGGCGGCTGCGCAGGTGGGCTCCCGGGCGGTCTTCTACCTCTACGTCAATCCGGTGAAGGGGCATGTGAAGGTGTCGGATGTGGATCGGGTGGAGGTGCTGGGCGCAGGCAGGCTCGAGGGGCTCGCGGTGTTCCAGTTGTGGGCCGACCTGGTGGTGGCGACGCATGGGGCGGGGCACGAGGCCGAGGTGTATCGGCTGCTCCTGGAGGGGAGGGATGCGCTCAGGCGGGCGGGTGGGGTGGAGGAGGTGGAGCGGGTGCTGGTGGGGTGGCTTCTGCGGTTCCTGGGGCTCCTCGGGGTGGCGCCGGAGTGGGATCGGTGCGCACGGTGCGGGAGGGGGTTGGGCGAGGAGGGGGCGTGGTGGGGGAGTGTGGAGGAGGGACTCCTGTGCAGGGGGTGTGCGGTGGGGCGGGAGGGGGCGTGGTGGTTGAGTGGGGCGATGCGGGGGGTGTGTGCGGGGTTCGCGGAGGGGAGAGTGGGGTTGGGGGTGCGGGTGCGGATGGAGGAGGGGGTGAGGAGGGGTCTGGTGAGGGTGGTGCTGGAGCGGGGGGAGGAGGCGGTGGGGAGGAGGTTGGCGAGTGCGGGTCTGGTGCGGGAGGTGCTGGGGGTCAGCGGGGGAGGTGGCTGA
- the lon gene encoding endopeptidase La, whose protein sequence is MMEQHIIPADQILPQKLHLLPLVDRPLFPGMVTPLIVTGEADVRTVHEALEGGNFIGLVLTRTEERTSISPDGLYTVGTVARILRKINLPDGGLNIFVSTLKRFVVRKFLQEAPPIIAAVEYPEETGEQTDEVKALTRALLGEMKQVLENNPLISEEIRLNMVNIDQPGRIADFITAVLNIKREEQQEILEIFDIRARMEKVLIYVKREQELLKIQQKIQKQINEKIEKSQREFFLREQLKAIKKELGMPVDAKSAEYQKFKEKMEKLPLPDEVREVVEQELEKFSLMEPQSPEFTVSRNYLETILSLPWEDPPPEVVDIKKAKRILDQDHYGLEDVKERILEFLAVRKLKQETKGSIICLVGPPGVGKTSIGKSIARALGRKFFRFSVGGMRDEAEIKGHRRTYIGAMPGKIIQGLKIVKTKNPVFMIDEIDKLGVSFQGDPASALLEVLDPEQNVAFRDHYLDVPFDISKVLFIATANTLDTIPRPLLDRMEVIRLSGYIEEEKIAIARRYLIPRSLEEHGLAKDAVKYTTPGLRAIIRGYAREAGVRNLEKAIDKIHRRVAKKLVMEELSQEELPVTITPENVETYLDKPLYPEEETKRIKKPGMALGLAWTPFGGEVLIIEAVATPGREGLSLTGQLGDVMKESATIAYTYVRSIAPRYGLPLEFFERHHIHLHVPAGATPKDGPSAGITMASALLSLVAERKVRPQLAMTGELSLTGSVLPIGGLKEKVIAAKRARVKEIIIPKSNEKDLEEIPEYVRKGITFHMVESMEEVIDLLFEEKLKRRNR, encoded by the coding sequence ATGATGGAACAGCACATCATCCCTGCCGACCAGATACTCCCCCAGAAACTCCACCTCCTCCCCCTCGTCGACCGCCCCCTCTTCCCCGGCATGGTCACCCCCCTCATCGTCACCGGCGAGGCCGACGTCCGCACGGTGCACGAAGCCCTCGAAGGCGGGAACTTCATCGGCCTCGTGCTCACCAGGACCGAAGAGCGGACATCCATCTCGCCGGACGGCCTCTACACCGTGGGGACCGTGGCCCGCATCCTGCGGAAGATCAACCTCCCCGACGGCGGACTCAACATATTCGTCTCCACCCTCAAGCGCTTCGTCGTACGCAAGTTCCTCCAGGAAGCCCCCCCCATCATCGCAGCCGTGGAATACCCTGAGGAAACAGGAGAACAGACCGACGAAGTAAAGGCCCTCACGAGGGCCCTCCTCGGAGAGATGAAACAAGTCCTCGAGAACAACCCCCTCATCTCCGAGGAGATACGACTCAACATGGTCAACATCGACCAGCCCGGCCGCATCGCCGACTTCATCACCGCGGTCCTCAACATAAAACGCGAGGAACAACAGGAGATCCTCGAGATCTTCGACATCCGCGCCCGAATGGAAAAAGTCCTCATCTACGTGAAGCGCGAACAAGAGCTCCTCAAGATACAGCAGAAGATCCAGAAACAGATCAACGAGAAGATCGAGAAGAGCCAGCGGGAGTTCTTCCTGAGGGAACAGCTCAAGGCCATCAAGAAGGAACTCGGCATGCCCGTCGACGCCAAGAGTGCCGAGTACCAGAAGTTCAAGGAAAAGATGGAAAAGCTCCCTCTCCCCGATGAGGTGAGAGAAGTGGTGGAACAGGAGCTCGAGAAGTTCTCACTCATGGAACCCCAATCGCCCGAGTTTACAGTCAGCAGAAACTACCTCGAGACCATTCTCTCCCTCCCCTGGGAGGATCCACCCCCCGAAGTAGTCGACATCAAGAAAGCCAAACGCATCCTCGACCAGGATCACTACGGACTTGAGGACGTGAAGGAACGCATCCTCGAGTTCCTCGCAGTCCGCAAGCTCAAACAAGAGACCAAGGGCTCCATCATCTGTCTCGTGGGCCCCCCCGGGGTGGGGAAGACCTCCATCGGCAAGTCCATCGCCCGGGCCCTCGGACGGAAGTTCTTCCGGTTCTCGGTGGGCGGCATGCGAGACGAAGCGGAGATCAAAGGACACCGTCGTACCTACATCGGCGCCATGCCCGGGAAGATCATCCAGGGCCTCAAGATAGTGAAGACCAAGAACCCGGTCTTCATGATCGACGAGATCGACAAGCTGGGAGTCTCGTTCCAGGGGGACCCTGCCTCAGCCCTGCTCGAGGTGCTCGACCCTGAACAGAACGTCGCCTTCAGGGACCACTACCTCGATGTGCCCTTCGACATCTCAAAGGTCCTCTTCATCGCCACGGCCAACACCCTCGACACCATTCCGCGGCCTCTCCTCGACCGCATGGAGGTGATCAGGCTCTCGGGCTACATAGAGGAGGAGAAGATCGCCATCGCACGGCGCTACCTCATCCCCCGCTCCCTCGAAGAGCACGGCCTCGCCAAGGACGCCGTGAAGTACACCACCCCGGGTCTGCGCGCCATCATCCGCGGGTATGCTCGCGAGGCAGGGGTGCGCAACCTTGAGAAGGCCATCGACAAGATCCACCGGAGGGTGGCAAAGAAGCTCGTCATGGAAGAACTCTCGCAGGAAGAGCTGCCCGTCACCATCACCCCGGAGAACGTGGAGACATACCTCGACAAGCCCCTCTATCCCGAGGAGGAGACCAAGCGCATCAAGAAGCCAGGCATGGCCCTCGGCCTTGCGTGGACCCCATTCGGCGGCGAGGTGCTCATCATAGAGGCGGTGGCCACCCCTGGGAGGGAAGGCCTCTCACTCACCGGTCAGCTCGGCGACGTGATGAAGGAGTCGGCCACCATCGCCTATACCTACGTGCGCTCGATCGCCCCCCGCTACGGCCTGCCGCTCGAGTTCTTCGAGCGACACCACATCCACCTCCACGTGCCGGCCGGTGCCACACCCAAGGACGGCCCGTCGGCGGGCATCACCATGGCTTCCGCCCTCCTTTCCCTGGTGGCCGAAAGGAAGGTACGACCCCAGCTCGCCATGACCGGCGAGCTCTCCCTCACAGGAAGCGTGCTCCCCATAGGAGGGCTTAAAGAGAAGGTCATCGCTGCCAAACGAGCACGGGTGAAGGAGATCATCATACCCAAGAGCAACGAGAAGGACCTGGAGGAAATCCCCGAGTACGTCCGCAAAGGGATCACCTTCCACATGGTCGAATCCATGGAAGAGGTGATCGACCTCCTCTTCGAGGAGAAGCTCAAGCGGAGGAACAGGTGA
- a CDS encoding M15 family metallopeptidase, which produces MRPLATLTLVAVLAGGCTGREEHATPHPEEPGLLHPRYTLTMDDLMRMTADLPPGIREGIQADPVTFLSKLDEVLTLWEKDPALFLLVDKSHGLPPDYEPEDLVPLEGRGLALARPGLMLREKVVPDLIRMAEAAREEGVELVVGSCYRSYERQAAIYRWEVETYGKEAADRESARPGHSQHQLGLAVDFSPIEDRFADLPAGRWLAVHAWEYGFSLSYPEGYEHLTGYRYEPWHFRYLTPQGTALEKEFFGGIQQYMLEFLNTHREELYASRKPLAQTGEL; this is translated from the coding sequence GTGAGGCCCCTCGCCACGCTCACCCTGGTGGCAGTGCTCGCAGGAGGCTGTACTGGGAGAGAGGAGCACGCGACACCGCATCCTGAGGAGCCTGGCCTGCTACACCCCCGCTACACCCTCACCATGGACGACCTTATGAGGATGACAGCCGACCTTCCTCCAGGAATCCGTGAGGGGATTCAGGCTGATCCTGTCACCTTTCTCTCCAAGCTCGACGAGGTGCTCACCCTATGGGAAAAAGACCCTGCCCTCTTCCTTCTGGTGGACAAATCGCACGGGCTTCCTCCCGACTACGAGCCGGAGGACCTCGTCCCGCTCGAGGGACGGGGCCTCGCCCTCGCCAGGCCCGGCCTCATGCTCAGGGAGAAGGTCGTCCCCGACCTCATCCGCATGGCAGAGGCGGCGCGCGAGGAGGGAGTGGAGCTCGTGGTGGGCTCGTGCTACCGGTCGTACGAGCGCCAGGCGGCCATCTACCGGTGGGAGGTCGAGACCTACGGGAAGGAGGCGGCCGACAGGGAATCCGCCCGGCCCGGTCACTCCCAGCACCAACTCGGCCTCGCGGTGGATTTCTCCCCCATCGAGGACCGGTTTGCCGATCTTCCGGCCGGAAGGTGGCTCGCGGTGCACGCCTGGGAGTACGGCTTCTCACTCTCGTACCCCGAAGGCTACGAACACCTCACCGGGTATCGGTACGAACCGTGGCACTTTAGGTACCTCACCCCCCAGGGGACGGCCCTCGAAAAGGAGTTCTTCGGCGGCATCCAGCAGTACATGCTCGAGTTTCTCAACACTCATCGTGAGGAACTCTATGCCTCGAGAAAACCTCTGGCGCAGACCGGCGAACTGTAG
- a CDS encoding peptidase U32 family protein: protein MELVSPAGNVEKLIYAYRYGADAAYLGLAGFSLRARADNFSGEDYREVVPIKHETGRRLYCALNVYFHPPDLDRLKASLDYIALYPFDAFIISDLGVLPILKERFPEAHIHLSTQANCTNEEAARLYHSLGISRIVVARELSLDEIRRIKDAVPELEIEAFVHGAMCLAYSGRCFLSAWMADRRSGNRGDCAHSCRWEYRVLEERLRPGEYYPVFEGEGFSMILSSKDLCMFDHLDKMKEAGVDALKIEGRMKSVYYTAVVTRAYRKALDALSGIPVPDLHRYREDLFHVSHREYSTGFYFEKEGIAHPASEEVRPRHVFLGIVGHKAGEGLFSLDVRNRIRRGMCLEYVGPHIHALKDTSFRLLDEEGREVDSLSHNQRGFLKTDLPVEEGFLIRAAHPSSSTNGEAGKPARL, encoded by the coding sequence ATGGAACTCGTCTCTCCTGCAGGGAACGTTGAAAAACTCATCTATGCCTACCGGTATGGGGCGGATGCGGCCTACCTCGGTCTGGCGGGCTTTTCCCTCCGGGCCCGCGCTGACAACTTCTCGGGTGAGGACTACCGGGAGGTGGTGCCCATAAAACACGAGACCGGCAGGCGGCTCTACTGCGCCCTCAACGTGTACTTCCACCCCCCCGACCTCGACCGACTCAAGGCGAGCCTCGACTACATCGCCCTCTACCCCTTCGATGCCTTCATCATAAGCGACCTCGGGGTGCTCCCCATCCTCAAGGAGCGGTTTCCAGAGGCCCACATCCATCTCTCCACCCAGGCCAACTGCACCAACGAGGAGGCGGCCCGCCTCTACCACAGCCTCGGCATCTCCCGGATCGTGGTGGCCCGCGAGCTCTCGCTCGACGAGATCCGCCGCATCAAGGACGCTGTCCCGGAACTGGAGATCGAGGCCTTTGTCCACGGCGCCATGTGCCTCGCCTACTCGGGACGATGCTTCCTGAGCGCCTGGATGGCGGACCGCAGATCGGGCAACCGGGGCGACTGCGCCCACTCCTGCAGGTGGGAGTACCGGGTGCTCGAGGAACGCCTGAGACCCGGCGAGTACTACCCAGTGTTCGAGGGGGAGGGGTTCTCCATGATCCTCTCCTCGAAAGATCTATGCATGTTCGACCACCTCGACAAGATGAAAGAGGCAGGGGTTGATGCCCTCAAGATAGAAGGGCGCATGAAATCAGTGTACTACACCGCGGTGGTCACCCGAGCCTACCGGAAGGCCCTCGATGCCCTCAGCGGCATCCCGGTACCAGACCTCCACCGCTACCGGGAGGACCTCTTCCACGTGAGCCACAGGGAGTACTCCACGGGGTTCTACTTCGAGAAGGAGGGCATCGCGCACCCCGCGAGCGAGGAGGTGCGCCCCCGGCACGTCTTCCTCGGCATCGTGGGGCACAAGGCGGGAGAGGGGTTGTTCTCCCTCGACGTGCGCAACCGCATCAGGAGGGGGATGTGCCTCGAGTACGTAGGCCCCCACATCCACGCCCTCAAGGACACGAGCTTCAGGTTGCTCGACGAGGAAGGGAGGGAGGTGGACTCCCTCTCCCACAACCAGAGGGGCTTTCTCAAGACCGACCTCCCCGTGGAAGAGGGGTTCCTCATCAGGGCCGCTCACCCGAGCTCCAGCACGAACGGCGAGGCGGGCAAGCCCGCCCGGTTGTAG